A window of the Aeromicrobium phoceense genome harbors these coding sequences:
- a CDS encoding L-lactate dehydrogenase, whose product MAVIENSKVAIVGAGSVGTAIAYACLIRRSARTIALYDVNRPKVEAEVLDLQHGALFTGSSQIIGGADPSVVAGAHLVVITAGAKQDPGQTRIDLAGTNVRILEQMLPVLMQHAPNAVYVLVTNPCDVLTVAAQGITGLPDERVMASGTVLDTSRLRQLLAVRAGVAPHSVHADIVGEHGDTEFALWSQARIGPVPILDWVPSSTAEDPRPFSHRELDDITDRVRNAAYAVIEGKGATNYAIGVSATRIVEAVLSDENAVLPVSIVHRGHHGVDGVALSLPSIVNAKGVARVLDVRMSAHEERQLHASAEALRKVQEDLGL is encoded by the coding sequence ATGGCCGTCATCGAGAACTCCAAGGTCGCCATCGTGGGTGCGGGCAGCGTGGGCACGGCGATCGCCTACGCCTGCCTGATCCGACGGTCCGCGCGCACCATCGCTCTGTACGACGTGAACCGGCCGAAGGTCGAGGCGGAGGTGTTGGACCTGCAGCACGGCGCCCTGTTCACCGGCAGCAGCCAGATCATCGGCGGGGCCGACCCGTCGGTGGTCGCCGGCGCCCACCTGGTGGTGATCACCGCGGGCGCGAAGCAGGACCCCGGCCAGACACGCATCGACCTGGCGGGCACGAACGTCAGGATCCTCGAACAGATGCTGCCGGTCCTGATGCAGCACGCCCCGAACGCCGTCTACGTGCTCGTGACGAACCCGTGCGACGTCCTCACCGTGGCCGCCCAGGGGATCACCGGGCTGCCGGACGAGCGCGTGATGGCGTCCGGAACGGTGCTCGACACGTCCCGGTTGCGCCAGCTCCTCGCCGTGCGCGCCGGGGTGGCGCCGCACAGCGTGCACGCCGACATCGTGGGCGAACACGGCGACACGGAGTTCGCGCTGTGGTCCCAGGCCCGCATCGGCCCGGTGCCGATCCTCGACTGGGTCCCGTCCTCCACGGCGGAGGACCCGCGGCCGTTCTCCCACCGCGAACTCGACGACATCACCGACCGGGTCCGCAACGCCGCCTATGCCGTGATCGAGGGCAAGGGCGCCACCAACTACGCGATCGGCGTCTCGGCCACCCGGATCGTCGAGGCGGTGCTGAGCGACGAGAACGCCGTCCTGCCCGTCAGCATCGTCCATCGAGGCCACCACGGGGTGGACGGCGTGGCCCTCTCCCTGCCGAGCATCGTGAACGCGAAGGGCGTCGCGCGCGTGCTGGACGTGCGGATGTCGGCGCACGAGGAGCGGCAGCTGCACGCGTCGGCCGAGGCGCTGCGGAAGGTGCAGGAGGACCTCGGCCTCTGA
- a CDS encoding signal peptidase II, whose amino-acid sequence MTALLLGGLVVLVDQWTKSWAESTLIEGERTPLVGSLFGLQLAYNPGAAFSFGEGFTWVFALVSVAAVVVATVFAFRVRQLGWTLVVGALGGAAASHASDRLFREPGFGRGHVVDFLAYGNLFIGNFADFVIVTGAVAGALLMWREERAREQASTTTILRRRIAENLPPEDDTR is encoded by the coding sequence GTGACGGCCCTCCTGCTTGGCGGGCTCGTCGTTCTTGTCGATCAGTGGACCAAGAGCTGGGCCGAGAGCACCCTCATCGAGGGTGAGCGGACGCCGTTGGTTGGAAGCCTGTTCGGCCTTCAACTGGCGTACAACCCGGGCGCGGCGTTCTCCTTTGGCGAAGGGTTCACGTGGGTGTTCGCCTTGGTCTCTGTCGCCGCTGTGGTCGTCGCGACGGTTTTCGCGTTTCGCGTTCGGCAGCTCGGGTGGACGCTCGTGGTCGGTGCGCTGGGCGGAGCTGCAGCCTCTCACGCCAGCGACCGGCTGTTCCGCGAACCAGGATTCGGCCGTGGACACGTCGTGGACTTCCTTGCCTACGGCAATCTGTTCATCGGGAACTTCGCCGACTTCGTGATCGTCACGGGGGCGGTGGCCGGAGCCCTCCTGATGTGGCGGGAGGAGCGTGCCCGCGAGCAGGCTTCGACTACGACGATCCTCCGCCGGCGAATTGCCGAGAACCTTCCACCCGAGGACGACACGCGCTAA
- a CDS encoding FAD-dependent oxidoreductase — MPTKYDLAIIGSGGGAFAAAIRATALGKSVVMVERGTLGGTCVNTGCVPSKALIAAAGARYSAADAPDRFPGISTTAGPIDMPALVAGKVALVESLRGEKYADVAESYGWQVRQGVAAFAGSPDAPALNITAADGMAATVEAEHYMVATGARPWVPPIEGLDSAGYLTSTTAMELLEVPRSLLVLGGGYVALEQAQLFARLGSEVTLLARSRLASKEEPEVSWALEDVFADNGIRVVRRAVPTRVTRAAGTGLVVVTADVSGVSQDFRADQVLVALGRRPVTDGLNLDSVGVKTGESGEVVV; from the coding sequence ATGCCTACGAAGTACGACCTTGCCATCATCGGATCGGGCGGCGGGGCGTTCGCCGCGGCGATCCGCGCGACCGCGCTGGGAAAGTCGGTGGTGATGGTCGAGCGCGGCACGCTCGGCGGGACCTGCGTGAACACTGGGTGCGTGCCGTCGAAGGCGCTCATTGCCGCGGCTGGCGCGCGGTACTCCGCCGCCGACGCCCCGGACCGTTTCCCGGGGATCTCAACGACAGCGGGCCCAATCGACATGCCCGCGCTGGTCGCCGGAAAAGTGGCGCTGGTCGAGTCGCTGCGGGGCGAGAAATACGCCGACGTTGCTGAATCCTACGGCTGGCAAGTGCGTCAGGGAGTCGCCGCGTTCGCGGGCTCGCCTGATGCGCCGGCGCTGAACATCACCGCCGCCGATGGGATGGCCGCGACCGTCGAGGCCGAGCACTACATGGTCGCAACCGGCGCTCGACCGTGGGTCCCGCCGATCGAGGGCCTGGATAGCGCGGGGTACCTGACCTCGACCACGGCCATGGAGCTGCTCGAGGTCCCCAGGTCTCTCCTCGTCCTCGGCGGTGGCTACGTCGCCTTGGAGCAGGCCCAACTGTTCGCCCGACTCGGCTCCGAGGTCACGCTGCTGGCCCGCTCCCGACTCGCATCGAAGGAGGAGCCTGAAGTCTCCTGGGCGCTTGAGGACGTCTTCGCCGATAATGGCATCCGCGTCGTTCGCCGCGCGGTGCCCACCCGGGTGACCCGGGCCGCAGGGACCGGGCTGGTCGTGGTGACCGCGGACGTATCCGGCGTCTCGCAGGACTTCCGCGCCGACCAAGTCCTGGTAGCCCTCGGACGCCGCCCCGTCACCGACGGACTCAACCTCGACTCTGTCGGAGTCAAGACAGGGGAGTCCGGCGAGGTGGTCGT
- the glsA gene encoding glutaminase A has protein sequence MRSPVPDYLDEVLQACGGIQGETADYIPELAKVDPSLSAVALSTVDDAHHSAGDAKHRFTIQSMSKPFAYAVAIEHLGWDAVHAKIDVEPSGEAFNEISVDSETGRPHNAMINAGAIATAGLVGSFERFADFASRLAGRELRVDEAVYESEMGSTHRNLALAHLMAAYGIVEDPRDAVERYVRQCSLAVDVRDLSRMAATLANGGVHPETGERIMAERTTRQVLSVMATCGMYDAAGDWLSTVGIPAKSGVSGGIIGVLPGQVGVAVFSPGLDAHGNSARGVEMMRRLSDDMGMHLMNPGRPSRSALADVRVEDGTTVYVLGGDLLFASAESLIRHLVEHPPETSEVVFDISRVDEVTDVGRRMAAEARRRLELDGLGVTVIDFEGSDRLAQPSSD, from the coding sequence ATGCGCTCGCCCGTCCCCGACTACCTCGACGAGGTCCTCCAGGCCTGCGGTGGCATCCAGGGCGAGACGGCCGACTACATCCCCGAGCTGGCGAAGGTCGATCCGAGCCTGTCGGCCGTCGCGCTCAGCACGGTGGACGACGCCCACCACAGCGCCGGCGACGCGAAGCACCGCTTCACCATCCAGTCGATGTCGAAGCCGTTCGCGTACGCCGTGGCGATCGAGCACCTCGGCTGGGACGCCGTGCACGCGAAGATCGACGTCGAGCCGTCGGGCGAGGCCTTCAACGAGATCTCGGTGGACTCCGAGACGGGCCGCCCCCACAACGCGATGATCAACGCGGGCGCCATCGCGACCGCGGGCCTCGTGGGCTCGTTCGAGCGCTTCGCGGACTTCGCCTCGCGCCTGGCCGGCCGGGAACTACGGGTCGACGAGGCGGTCTACGAGTCCGAGATGGGCTCCACCCACCGCAACCTCGCGCTCGCCCACCTGATGGCTGCCTACGGCATCGTGGAGGACCCGCGGGACGCTGTCGAGCGGTACGTGCGGCAGTGCTCGCTCGCGGTGGACGTCCGCGACCTCTCGCGGATGGCGGCGACCCTGGCGAACGGTGGCGTGCACCCGGAGACGGGGGAGCGGATCATGGCCGAGCGCACCACACGCCAGGTTCTGAGCGTCATGGCCACGTGCGGTATGTACGACGCGGCGGGGGACTGGCTCAGCACCGTGGGCATCCCGGCCAAGAGCGGCGTCTCGGGCGGCATCATCGGCGTGCTCCCGGGCCAGGTGGGCGTCGCCGTGTTCTCGCCCGGCCTCGACGCGCACGGCAACAGCGCGCGCGGCGTCGAGATGATGCGCCGGCTGTCCGACGACATGGGCATGCACCTGATGAACCCCGGTCGCCCATCGCGATCGGCGCTGGCCGACGTCCGCGTCGAGGACGGGACGACCGTCTACGTGCTCGGCGGTGACCTGCTGTTCGCGAGCGCCGAGTCGCTGATCCGCCACCTGGTGGAGCACCCGCCCGAGACCTCGGAGGTCGTGTTCGACATCAGCCGGGTCGACGAGGTCACCGACGTGGGGCGCCGGATGGCCGCGGAGGCCCGACGCCGCCTGGAGCTGGACGGCCTCGGCGTGACGGTGATCGACTTCGAGGGATCCGACCGGCTGGCCCAGCCGAGCTCCGACTAG
- a CDS encoding cadmium resistance transporter, with amino-acid sequence MLTTVGSAIGLFAATNIDDIVVLTVLFLASRNGSPRPWQIVGGQYVGFITLVAISVVAALGLTIVPDQWVGLLGLIPLSIGIWTLIRGLLRKRNGEDSDLTLAAGLWSVAGITIANGADNISLYTPIFRTSAPADVAVMIAVFLVLVAVWCAAGRLIGTREVVTEALERIEHWLVPTVFIGLGLFILIESEVITRFFEVIG; translated from the coding sequence ATGCTGACGACTGTCGGTTCGGCCATTGGCCTGTTCGCGGCTACCAACATCGATGACATCGTGGTGCTCACCGTGCTGTTCCTCGCCTCCCGCAATGGGAGTCCGCGCCCGTGGCAGATCGTCGGGGGGCAATACGTCGGATTCATCACGCTTGTCGCGATCAGTGTGGTCGCCGCGCTCGGCTTGACGATCGTGCCGGATCAATGGGTCGGACTGCTCGGACTGATCCCTCTCAGCATCGGCATCTGGACGCTCATCCGCGGTTTGCTTCGCAAGCGCAACGGCGAGGACAGCGATTTGACCCTCGCAGCCGGGCTCTGGAGTGTCGCCGGGATAACAATCGCCAATGGGGCTGACAACATCTCGCTCTACACGCCGATTTTTCGCACCAGCGCCCCGGCCGACGTCGCGGTCATGATTGCGGTCTTCCTCGTCCTCGTCGCCGTTTGGTGCGCCGCTGGACGACTGATCGGAACCCGCGAGGTCGTCACTGAGGCACTGGAGCGCATCGAGCACTGGCTCGTGCCCACGGTCTTCATTGGTTTGGGCCTGTTCATCCTGATCGAGTCCGAGGTCATCACCCGGTTCTTCGAGGTCATCGGATGA
- a CDS encoding heavy metal-responsive transcriptional regulator, whose product MRIGELAAAAGTTPKTLRFYEESGLLPPADRTPSGYRDYPPVAVARIDFVHRGQAAGLTLAQIRQILDIRDDGAAPCEHVRDLLDERLAEIEQQIARLTALHDTIAELRHDAAQPDPDTCSPEQVCRYL is encoded by the coding sequence ATGCGCATCGGGGAACTGGCCGCTGCGGCTGGGACCACTCCGAAGACTCTCCGCTTCTATGAGGAGTCGGGACTGCTGCCCCCAGCCGACCGGACGCCGTCGGGTTATCGGGACTACCCGCCCGTCGCTGTCGCCCGGATCGACTTTGTCCACCGCGGCCAGGCGGCGGGCCTCACCCTCGCTCAGATCCGCCAGATCCTCGACATCCGCGATGACGGCGCCGCGCCGTGTGAGCACGTGCGCGATCTGCTCGACGAGCGCCTAGCCGAGATCGAGCAGCAGATCGCTCGGCTCACCGCCCTGCATGACACTATTGCCGAACTCAGGCACGACGCCGCGCAGCCGGACCCCGACACGTGCAGTCCCGAGCAGGTCTGCCGCTACCTATAG
- a CDS encoding HNH endonuclease, translating to MERPEELLLQSAARAQARAEFASWSLILTAHESGCAEVDAEDAPEIGKDLGRRGVTLEIARALRTTEHRVWGIVNDAGILRERAPRTWIAFGDGSIDAARAMLIADTIDKLAHTPSVEVLDASVVPFAPSPPVGELRAWLNRMRARLEPEEVEAQADRAVETRRVDISHNGDGTSWLNALLPTHVAIAVGNRLRRAAKQLPKVDLDTGEIDRRTRDQRQADLVGHWLTSCTGTETDIRAEIAISIDAADLVGLTEGPGITRDGDHALPAAWVRELAASETTLFRRLVLDPVGRVLDTTSLGYQPPDSMRAALHWRDGTCRVAGCRAPAAETDLDHALAHDRGGTTSAANLRCLCRKHHNMKSHDRLPEKFIAPAVEHRERWRLPSPVVVELDLWPAA from the coding sequence ATGGAACGACCCGAGGAGCTGCTGCTGCAGAGCGCGGCACGTGCGCAGGCACGGGCCGAGTTCGCCTCCTGGTCGCTGATCCTCACGGCCCACGAGTCCGGGTGCGCCGAGGTCGACGCGGAGGACGCGCCCGAGATCGGCAAGGACCTCGGCCGGCGCGGCGTCACCCTCGAGATCGCCCGGGCCCTCCGCACCACGGAACACCGCGTGTGGGGCATCGTCAACGACGCCGGGATCCTGCGCGAGCGGGCACCTCGCACGTGGATCGCCTTCGGCGACGGCTCCATCGACGCTGCGCGAGCCATGCTCATCGCCGACACGATCGACAAGCTGGCGCACACGCCCTCGGTCGAGGTGCTCGACGCCAGCGTCGTGCCCTTCGCCCCCTCCCCCCCCGTCGGCGAGCTGCGCGCCTGGCTGAACCGCATGCGCGCACGGCTCGAGCCCGAGGAGGTCGAGGCGCAGGCCGACCGCGCGGTGGAGACCCGCCGAGTCGACATCAGCCACAACGGCGACGGCACGTCCTGGCTCAACGCGCTCCTGCCCACCCACGTCGCCATCGCGGTCGGGAATCGCCTCCGGCGGGCGGCGAAGCAGCTGCCGAAGGTGGACCTCGACACGGGCGAGATCGACCGACGCACCCGCGACCAGCGCCAGGCCGACCTCGTCGGTCACTGGCTCACGTCGTGCACCGGCACCGAGACCGACATCCGGGCCGAGATCGCGATCAGCATCGACGCGGCCGACCTCGTCGGGCTCACCGAGGGGCCGGGCATCACCCGCGACGGCGACCACGCGCTTCCCGCCGCGTGGGTTCGCGAGCTGGCCGCCTCCGAGACCACGCTCTTCCGACGGCTCGTCCTCGATCCGGTGGGGCGGGTACTGGACACCACCAGCCTGGGCTACCAGCCACCGGACTCGATGCGAGCGGCGTTGCACTGGCGCGACGGCACCTGTCGCGTGGCCGGGTGTCGAGCGCCAGCGGCCGAGACCGATCTCGACCACGCGCTGGCCCACGACCGCGGTGGCACCACCAGTGCGGCGAATCTGCGATGCCTCTGCCGCAAGCACCACAACATGAAGTCCCACGACAGGCTCCCCGAGAAGTTCATCGCCCCTGCGGTCGAGCACCGCGAGCGATGGCGCCTGCCCTCGCCCGTGGTGGTCGAGCTCGACCTCTGGCCAGCGGCCTAG
- the der gene encoding ribosome biogenesis GTPase Der: MSTQPVLAVIGRPNVGKSTLVNRIIGRREAVVEDVPGVTRDRVPYDAIWNGRAFTVVDTGGWDPDAKGMAERIAAQAEVAIAVADAILFVVDATVGATDIDDKVVKLLRASGKPVVLAANKVDDQKGELEAASLWNLGLGEPYPVSALHGRGSGDMLDAILDALPEAPEEDFDAPRGPRRVAIVGKPNVGKSSLLNKFAGEDRVVVDNVSGTTVDPVDELVELGGRVWTFIDTAGIRKRVKTATGHEYYASLRTSAAIERAEVAVMVIDASESISEQDLRIINTIEETGRAVVLAFNKWDLVDDERRFYLEREIERDLVQIPWAPRINVAARTGWHIDRLVRALDAALEGWETRVSTGALNSFLGRLVAEHPHPVRGGKQAKILFGTQASTAPPTFVLFTSGKLEAGYLRFIERRLREEFGFVGSPIHLQQRPRKKRERR; encoded by the coding sequence GTGTCCACACAGCCCGTCCTCGCCGTCATCGGCCGTCCCAATGTCGGCAAGTCGACCTTGGTCAACCGCATCATCGGACGGCGAGAGGCCGTCGTGGAGGACGTCCCCGGCGTGACCCGCGACCGCGTCCCGTACGACGCGATCTGGAACGGGCGAGCGTTCACCGTCGTCGACACCGGTGGCTGGGACCCTGACGCCAAGGGCATGGCCGAGCGCATCGCCGCCCAGGCCGAGGTCGCCATCGCCGTCGCCGACGCGATCCTGTTCGTCGTCGACGCCACCGTCGGCGCCACGGACATCGACGACAAGGTCGTGAAGCTGCTGCGCGCCTCCGGCAAGCCGGTCGTGCTGGCCGCCAACAAGGTCGACGACCAGAAGGGCGAGCTCGAGGCCGCCAGCCTCTGGAACCTCGGGCTCGGCGAGCCGTACCCGGTCTCGGCCCTGCACGGTCGTGGCAGCGGCGACATGCTCGACGCGATCCTCGACGCGCTGCCCGAGGCCCCCGAGGAGGACTTCGACGCGCCGCGCGGCCCGCGCCGCGTGGCCATCGTCGGCAAGCCCAACGTCGGCAAGTCCAGCCTGCTGAACAAGTTCGCCGGCGAGGACCGCGTCGTCGTCGACAACGTCTCGGGCACCACGGTCGACCCCGTCGACGAGCTGGTCGAGCTCGGTGGTCGGGTCTGGACCTTCATCGACACCGCCGGCATCCGCAAGCGCGTGAAGACCGCCACCGGCCACGAGTACTACGCCAGCCTGCGCACGTCGGCCGCGATCGAGCGTGCCGAGGTCGCCGTCATGGTGATCGACGCCAGCGAGTCGATCTCCGAACAGGACCTGCGCATCATCAACACGATCGAGGAGACCGGCCGCGCCGTCGTGCTGGCCTTCAACAAGTGGGACCTCGTCGACGACGAGCGCCGCTTCTACCTCGAGCGCGAGATCGAGCGCGACCTCGTGCAGATCCCGTGGGCGCCGCGCATCAACGTGGCCGCCCGCACCGGCTGGCACATCGACCGCCTCGTGCGTGCGCTCGACGCGGCACTCGAGGGCTGGGAGACCCGCGTGTCCACCGGCGCGCTCAACTCCTTCCTCGGTCGGCTCGTCGCCGAGCACCCGCACCCGGTGCGCGGCGGCAAGCAGGCGAAGATCCTCTTCGGCACCCAGGCGTCCACGGCGCCGCCGACCTTCGTGCTGTTCACCTCCGGCAAGCTCGAGGCGGGCTACCTGCGCTTCATCGAGCGTCGCCTGCGCGAGGAGTTCGGCTTCGTCGGCAGCCCCATCCACCTCCAGCAGCGCCCGCGCAAGAAGCGCGAGCGTCGCTGA